The Glycine soja cultivar W05 chromosome 15, ASM419377v2, whole genome shotgun sequence region tcatcATTCATAGATAATTATCAGTTTCTTTCATCGGATTTTCAGATATAAATCCCCAAAATGTCGAATAATATTATGAAGATCATCAAAGGTAACTAAAAGTATCCAGCCTCTAGATAATTTTCCTTATATTTACGGCTAAACCACACGTTTGATGCCAAAGTTGTAGAGTTAATCAAtgaattcttaaaataaataatcctAAATTTAACTCAAAGCACGTTGACGGTGTTGGAAGTTTTAACGTAAAACACTGCCCTCACACGGGAATCATCAATCATATCGAAATACTAAACATAGTAACTGACTCGTGGTAAAATTGCACAACTCCTCTGCGCCTCAcaccctcctcctcctcctcctcctccgttACCCCGTTTCTGTCTACCCTGTATAAATAGTACCAACTTTTATTCCGCTTTCTGCTCAGTGATTCATTCTCAGAGTCACACACACGCacatatattttcttcatcttcgtACACCACTGTCTCATCATCTCCTTTTCCTTGTTCTGGTGGCGCTCTTGATTTTCAGATGACAACAGCAATTGGGTGAAACGTGAACGCCACCACCGATCGGGGTTTGCCAAAACCTTACAATGGAGGTCGAAAGGATGAGACAGTTGATGCTGATGTGGTGTAGAATACGAAGCAACCGTGTCGCTCTTGTGGGTGGAAACCATACCGCTGCCAGGTTTTGCAGTCGCTGAAATTCTCTCCTTCCTATATCGCTggctttgtttgttttttctcttccaACTTTACTCAATAGGATCTCATCTCGCTCGGTTAATTTAATCATCGATGGGGAGCACGATGAAGAATAAGCATTTGCACGATGGAAGAACAATTGCTGCTCTCAACCCCGAAAGTTTCCTCGTTATCAGGATTCCCGATGCGCTTGTTTTGCGCATTCTGTCTCGCTCATTGTTCGTGGCCATGGTTCTTGCTGCCTTGCCTTTCTTGGGAACTGTTCTCAAAGGATTCTATTTCTCTTCCAGTTTTGTTCCCAATGTCGAAACTGCAGCCGCATCTGGGTCTCTCGATGTGGGACTATTGAATTCGATTCTACATGATTTCGCTCATGAGGGTCTCCTCAGAGAGAACGATAAGGCACTCGTTCTGAACTCTCCCCTTCCTAATGTCTTCAGGGAAAAGATTGATGTTGTCATGGATTCTGATTGGGAAAGTAAGAGCTTGTTTGCTGATGTGTCTTATGATTTTGTGTTCACCTCTGGTGATATTGATGCTGAGTTTATTGATCGCATTCTGAAAATTGATGGCATTGTGGCTCTCCCGTTGGGGTCTAAACCGTCAAATTCTGCTTTCaaagaacaaaataattatagagTTGTTTCCCTTAAGCGATATGGaactgctgttgttgttgcattGAAGAAAACTGGGCCAGCCGTTAGGTTGGTAGATTCTGATTCTTCGCCAAAGAGGAAGCTTTTGGCGACAAAGACAGAGGCCAAGAGTGTGGCATTGAAGGGTCTTGAAGATGTTCTCTTGGAGCCTCCGAGAAAGGCTTTGGTTAAATCAAGGAAGTACTTGAACAAGATCAAGTATTTACCTGACTTGGTGGGTGATTCTCTTGAAGGTTACAAAAGAAGAGTCTTCATTGGTGTAGGATTGCCTGAGGAGAACAAGGGTGTGATGCAATGGTTTAAGGAGAACTATCCCAAGAAGAATACTAAGTTTGAGACTCACAGCGTCGCGGTTGTGCCGGAAGACCATTTCGCCGTTTCTGCTTGGTTGTCTAAGAATGTGAAGGAGGAAGAGTACGTTGTGATGAAGGCAGAAGCAGGGGTGGTGGAGGAGATGATGAAGACGAGGACAATAAGGTTGGTGGATGAACTCTTCTTAGAGTGTAAGAATGAGTGGTGGCAGAGGGGGAAGACAATGAAGAAGAACGAAAGAACTTATTGGGAGTGCTTGGCTTTGTATGGAAGGGTGAGGGATGAAGGAGTTGCGGTTCACCAATGGTGGGGATAATTAATTGAATATTGAAGCTTTTAATTAGCTTGGTGTTTCTCTGATGTGCTCTGCAGTGTTTGTTACCACTTACTATTTCTTGGTTCGCTTCTATCTACTGTGTTTAATTTTCAGTGTTTGGTTTGTTTCTGTTATTCTGTGTGTGAATTTGCGCCTTAGGAGAACTGCACGTGCCGTGAGTTATGCATGCTTGTGCTCCTTTTCCGTGGTGCTATTGCTTATGATGTGATAGTGCTTATAAATAAAAGGCTtgttatctttacttctttgcCTCTTTTCCATGATTGCGTTATGTGATGAAGTGTGTAATGGGGTGTGAATAATTTAGTCATGTGAATAATGGGCACCACTTTTATAATATTCTTCAACAACAATGATGAATAACAAGATAGACAGAAACTCACAAACAAAGAACCCAAGCATTTGTAGCGagagaatataattaataaaagaatctTAGCTTCTACTAATATTTCATTAGTGTATTTAATAAGAGAATCAAGTCAATCATGTCCCCGCATTTTTAGGACATCTGTACGTTGGTTCCTTCATTGGTGAAACTTTGCAGGATACAAAACGAATCAATATTGGTCTAGTGAGATATCTTTGCTATGGAAAACAAAAATGGATCTGCATTTCTGCAGTTACATTTCACACATTTAATCTTGCAGTCATGATCCAacgactaattttttttttattcttataattcataaattttgtaaagattaaaaataaaattaaaagttcacAGTGAAATGATATGGTATCTACTCAAGTTTTGAATCTTCTCTATTTTGGAAAAATGATTGAGCGGTTTTTCCAAGAGAAGTGTGAACGTGAACCTTGAACCTGAATATGAATTGTTATAAACGCCACTTTCATTCATTCTTGTTCTTGTAAATAAAAGCTATCCTTCAGAAATCACCAATTTAATAtggttaatttaaaaatttgaataatggTCCCCAGTTACAGTTAAACCGTGATCTTATAGTTATACCACCGACACAAAATTATCTTTCCTTGCAAAGGATCGTGGGGTCCCATTTCCCCTACTCTTAATTTCtatgataattaaaaagtttCATTTCTCCAGACAAGATGTGACTGTAGTTTAGTGGTAAGAATTCCACGTTGTGGCCGTGGAGACTAGGGCTCGAATTCCAGCAACGTCACAAACCTTTTAGTTTATGAGCGTTATAACTTCGAACAGGAACAACGGCGTTTGAAATATTGCCTTAAAGTCCAGGTCAACGCACCCTTGCTTTTTTTAAGAGTTGAGGCTACGCTTAACGCTCCCTGCGTGTTCCCGACCCAACAAACAACTTCGTTCCTCGACTAACAAGGTCAATCTCTCTCATTCATAActtctaatttatatttctttttttgaatcTGTTCGTATAATATGACGGAGAATTCAATTCGTTTACATTGATTATTATAATGCAATTCATTTGATATCTGTGTTGCTTAAttatttggttttattttttctcatctCGTCCAGAAAGTAAGAGATATGATTGATGATGAAGCCTTGGGAGTCATTGCCAACATTCTTGGCATCTTCATTTTTGCTTTGGTTATAGCTTATCACCTGGTCACTGCGGACCCCAAATATAAAGTCATCTAagatatttgaatttaatttctgatgtattcaaaacaaaaattttcatggatTCAATTTTGTTGATTGATCTGTAAGGTCAGTTTCTTTCTATGTATGACTTAATATTGATGAAACCACAATTTGATTGAGGCTTATGCAGGCTAAATCTTCAATATTTTAGAGGCGTATGTTAACCATGTTGGTGTTTTGGTATATATAGATTAACTATGGATGCCTAATTGCTCAATGCGCATGGAATTGTGCAGATTAAGTACTCACGATTGACCCCTATTCATTTTCCTTGGTTGCCATTGgccaaaattttataataggaACCACAAACTACTGAATAATAGACtctgcttttgttttttttttgctcaaaatttagaggaaaaataaattatactttaatGCAACATACATTTTGCTCAAAAGCCAAAGAGAAACATATGATGCTCCATTACATGGTGCTACATGGCATATTTCACTCAATCAAAGGATAACAAACAAAGTAAATAAACATGATGGGAATTGAAAGCTTGTGCGTGAACCTTTATTTTACTGCACATACATGCTAAGCAACATTGATTACGCTACATTAATCAACTGTGGTCTGTGGAGCATATATACTTGTAGCAAATAATGCAACAACTCAAGGATTGGTAGTTGTGGAAGGTGGTGAGAAGGGTGGAAGTGTGCGAATTAAGGGTGAAGGCAACCTATACTCTGGCCAGTCTGTTACTGGTGGGAATGGAGGAAAAATCACGCGAGGAGGAGAATTGTTCATATTGGGCAATGTGGGTGCCAGAAGTTTTCTACTGGCTTGGACATTGCCAATGGATAAAAGTGACAAAGCAATGAAGAAAAATGATAGGAGAAGCACACGGAAGGAGGCCATTTTAGTAGTATGAGTAAGTATGGGAAAAGTTGAGGGGATTCGTGGTGATGAGACAAGGACCTGCCCTTGAGCTTTTATAGTGCACCTTAGAAGAAGAGGAATTCGCCTAAAGAACGGTGTTTTATGTGTGGATCGTTACACCTCATCCACGTCGGTTTTAAATGGCTTCAAATGTTGGGAGGGCATTACTCTCGGACTCTGACAACGGTATCTTGATATAGATGCAAAAGTGTCCCCCTCccacttcatgcattttaatgTCGTTTTATATTTTCACTTAGCGATCTTTTTCTTGATGTTAAATTTGTATCAAGATGCTATTTCCCAGATTATTAGTGAAATGTCTTGTTTGAGGGGGAGGGGAGGGACTTCTTGCTAGAATGTAAGtagttgtaaaaaaattctatagTGGATAGGAATAAACAAATTGATGAACGTATAAATGACAACAACCAGTACTTACAACATGTTTAGGTTTTGTTTGCAGGGCTTGGATGTGCATTTGTAGaagtaattcttttttttaagaggGGAGCAATTTTTGAAACTCAATGTATCTTTGGTTAAGAGGGGAGTTCATACAATAGGTAGCCAGCTAGGTTTTGTAGCATAGATTAGCAGGCTGTAATAGATATTTCACACTATAGTTTACATGAAATTCAATGTAGTTCATAGGCTTTAGTGTCCCTAATTTTGGATTGGATGGAGTATAAGTTTACTTGTGTGATTTGTTTGTAACCTATTACTGAAAACTCTCCTAACTCTTCATGATAGATTCTAGTGATTGTTTTGGGGTGGCACTTTCAGtaaataatataagtaaaaggtcttatatatactaaataaaaatgaacacgCAACGAGATCATAAATCTAGTGTTATTATCAGATTTATTCTTCTCGTAttcctaatatttttataatttttttcctatttttagcTAAATAGTTTGAAAGTCACataggaaaaaattaaaaatatttttttaggcttaattatattttttatcctttaggTATTATCATTGTATGATTTGAGTTCATCAGCCGATTGCACCAATTAAGTTAAATattgtaatatataattttaattcccTAAGTTgaaatcatataaattaaatctcTTAAGTattgtaataatttaattttagtttttctattagATAAAATTTACTAATGTTGAATTGACTAATGACATATCAGTTGCACGATGATGTCATGCTGATATGATTATTTGATTTTGCATGTATAATTTTATtcctcaaaatttataattatttgattttagtctccaacttttataattgtttgaaataaatttttcttagttaaattAAAGTCTCATTAAAAACCAACGTagttaaaatatactttttctcTCCCCCCAACTCTCCAATTTAAGAGAACTCTTAAAAGTAGTTAAAGGAGGATTTTGAAGGCTTAgcgaaaaattataatttaaattccgCAACTAAATTTAGCTTTGCATTCTGGAGTTTATTTACCTTTCACCTTCTTTCTTCACAGGTCGTGTCTACTGCCTACAGTTCACCGCCCAAACGGCCATCACTCACTTGGTCCCAGAGCTGTTGGCTAAAGATAATGCCTCCATAATGAATGTACACATTATTAGAGCAGAGAAATGCATTTCAATTCATGTAAGAGAATATGTGGTTGATGTACCTGACATGTGCTTCTTAATTCTTATGGATTAACTGTTATATTTATAGACAGCAACGCCTTTCTCCTTTGGCAATTACTAGTagtaatcaatgttttcttagatATTACtccattaagaaattaaaagtgagttttttcttaaaataatttcatttatttttcttataagtttaaatatataattatatttagatttataataaatattttatattgtgatacaagattttttttttattgttgataatttctttaaaaattaaggtGGAACGGATAgattaaaagagagaaaatattaaaaaaattcttaaaagcattcttgttaaataataattcttaaaatactctcatttaaaatagttattttaattttatatattttagtatagAAAGAACCAGAATTAAATTCCAAGACCTCTCATATCTATCCCAATCCCTCGCCACTAGCTAAGGTTTATAAGTTAAAtttatctcttaaaaaatattcagtttatcttctattttctagTTTCTACTGTTATCAATATTTATTGAGAAGTTTATCTAAACTAACCTGGACATAGTTTCTAATCACAAGATTGCATCTCTGCTCATGGCAGTAAGATTTGCATGTATCTAAACATCTATAATGATGGATGTTTCATGCAAAGGCTGCCCTTTAATAAAATGGATTGGGTAAGCATTTAAATCAACTGCTCTTGTTGTCGGATTAATTACTTCAAAACAAGATGGCTAATTCGCTTTTCAAACTGAAGTACACCATACCATAGTTACCATACGTAACATTTACTCCTGAAGTGTATTTGGATGTTACTAAGCCACCAAAACTGAATTCAAGTGGGGCCAAATAAACTTAGATTTAGCTACTAGTCCCTTTGTCTACTGtttatgtaagaaaaaaattactagtATTAACTCTGTTATTGCTACTCATGACAATATGAATGAAATTTGTTTCCAGTGGCCACAAAGCATTTTGCCTTCAGCATTTCTCCTGCCTCGTGACAATTTGTTATAACAAAGTTATTGCTTGTTGTATAGTTCGAGATTTTCTGATTATTCCGAATATTTGGATCCCTTATTACAAAAATTAGTATGAAACTGTTTCTCATTGATGAGAGTTTTGTGAAGTTCATAACTTGTACGTAGTATATATTGTTTGATCTGAACGGCTGAACCCTCTCTGTTAATACCAATGTACACTAGGAAGCACTTATGCTTAAGTTGCTAAGAATACGTTAGTTTTGGTCTATAACCTTTTTCTACTGTTTAAAACAGTTATATATCACAAAGTTATTACTAGCTAGTATAGGGAAGTTCAAGTAGTCTGGAACTATAATTATTGTTGTTACAACTCACTTATATGAGATTAACACCAGATTTCATGATTAGCAGTTCACAGTGCCTCGTTTTGCTATATTTAATTACTTCTTTCTTTACTCTTATTACGTGGTATAGACTGCTTGAGCTATGTAAGCTAAACGTTGAgatttgagaagtgaaaatccAAGGGCTGAAGTGAAATAATCTCGGTGatgtaaatataattaagatgTTGGAAGAGCTTAAAAGGAGGAGACatatcataaattcataattgtataactgtgtaatcataGTCACAatctataatataataaaaagtacaaacaaaaacaagcaactcataaattgaaaagaaaatacactgtttttctcacaccaaACAACAGAAACTTAAGGAAAACACCATACAATGCTCTCGCATACGCGAAATTAAGGAATCAAGCCATATCTATTGCATGCATTCAACTTGGCAGAGATACCAAAGTCAGAGGAATTAATTAAAGGTATTTTTAAGGGCTAGAGGTGGAAGGTGGTGGAGATAGGAAAGGAATGGAGGGCATAGTGGTTGGAATTGTGAATGTGGGGATTGAGGGAATGTTGGGCAATGAAGGAATGGTAGGGATGCTGCTGGGAAGTGGAGGCAAAGTGGTAGGCAAAGATGGTAGGGTAGGTTGTGGCAGTGTTGGGATTGTAGCCAAGGGTGGAACATTGCCCTGAGGCAGTGTTGGAAGTGAAGGCAAAGGTGGCAATGTTGGTTTAGGCAAAGTGGGAATGCCCGGCAAATTTGGTGCAGTTGTTTGCATAAGATGGCGAGCTGCTTGgctcatgctcatgcttgacaAGGTCAGAACAAAAAGGAAAGCTGTGATCAATGCTTTGCTCGAGGCCATTGcaagaatgaagaagaataaCAATTTCCAAAAATGAAAATGGTATGTATTTGCTTTGAGAATTGGATGAGAGGCTGAAGCATAGTACTTGGTCTTATATAGGGCCAGAGACTAGAGAGTCTTTTGGTTGGTTTCAGTTCAACTTTGTTTGGAGAACCAAATACCAATCTTTTTGTTAGTTCAACTTCCAGTATTTgaataaatcattttattaagTTGGAATAATATTGTGGTTGGCTACTATTAAGTTATAGCCCCCAATATTCAAATGTAGGATGACCAATTCAGATTTTGTATGTATCAAAGAAAGAGAGAATTGGGGTTGGAAAACGGGGAATACCCAAGAGTTGAGTTGGTTAATCTAACTGGGTTTACCTCAGCTGCCTGCCAGACGTCACCCTTTACAGCTAATGGCGTTTCACAGTCACACTTTAGGCATACACGTATTACTACTATTTCAGCCTTTATTTGGCTTTGACCACAATATAATTAGAAGGACTTTATTTTCGTAAccctttttaattatctttttcactatttttaatttcaacgaCAGAATAATACTGACACAAAGCTTCAAACTTACATCCtctcacataaaaaaaataaacaatatatatacatagattaattaatttattccaagaatatttttttttaaattattatttaatctcatcatttattttctgaaaatctaatcatcataataaatatttaatcttaacattaaatttataaaaaaaaatcagaataaaaataattccaaaataattacttttagaataagttatatatatatcatcctCTTAATGGCAGTAGTATATCAAGTATCCACcagtacaagaaaaaaaaaaaattatcctttgaCGCAACATACATTTGCTCAAAAGCTAAAGGAAGACATATATAATATGCTCCATTACTAGGTGCTACGTGACGTATTACACTCAATCAAAGGGTAACAAAACAAAGAAGTAAATAAACATATATGATAGGAAATGCTTTTGCGTGagcctaatttatttttttattgcagaTACATGCAATACAACATGGACATGAGTAACATGTATCTGCTGCGGATCATATAAACTACTTAAGGGTTGCAAGTTGTGGCTGCAGGATCGGAGGTGAGAGGGTGAAAGTGTGCGAATAAATGGCGGAGGCAACCTATACTCTGGCCAGTCAGTTACTGGTGGGAATGGAGGAAAAATCACGCGAGGAAGAGAATTTCCCAAATCAGGCAATATTGGTGCCAGAAGTTTTCTACTGGCTTGGACATTGCCAATAGAAAAAAGTGacaaaacaatgaaaaagaaagataagagaAGCACACAGAAGGAGGCCATTAATTTTAGTATACGGTTGGAATAGTGTAAGAGGATACGTGGTGATGAGACAAAGACCTGCCCTTGAGCTTTTATAGTGCACCTTAGAAGAAGAGGAATTCACCTAAACAACCGATatagaaagtttttttttttaagtagtgAACGGTGTTTTTTGTGTGGATCGTTACACCTCAACGATGTCGGTTTTAAAAGCCATCAAATGTTGGGAGGGCTTTACTCTCTCTTACTACAATTAATATATGTAAGATATTGGTGTAAAAGTGACccacttcatgcattttaagtGTGTTCTATCTTTCAGCTATATATATGGTGTGTTTGgaagaaatattttaagaaggaaaattaATTCTCAAgaggatttatattttttttttttggacattttattaaaagaaattttaattaaccaaAAAAGACGATTTCTAAATGTTTTTCTCTACTTATgcaatttgttatatatatatatatatatatattcgttTTTCTGACTATGGATCAATACTATAACTTTGTAAACTGTTAGTTTTACACCAATGACCTCTTCTGTCATTGTTTTGCTAAGAGGGCATGGTAGGTCAATGCCACTGGCAACGCCATGAGCAATACAAACAAGACCCTGAGACCAAAACTAGAACAGCATTCAATCATAGTTAGGCTATATGCAATGCAAAGGTTATCAAAGAGATAtgctaaaaaaattactgacCCAATGCTTAAATTAAATGGCCTCTCTGTCGAAGGAGTAAGTACCATAATATAAGAGTATTGACTATTGAAGTTTTGTTTCTAAAAGAGtacagaaaagaaagaaatgatcaCCTGAATAATTGCCACTTTGAGCATTCTATCTTGGCAAATAATATGCATACCTCccttaattcataaaatatacctaccttctccctttttttaattgatttcctTAAAtgtatcttaatttattttcgttttaaaacaaattattttatttcatttccaCATACTCGCTTTCCTCCACCTCTCTTCCTCCGTGACCCTGCACCTGTTACAAATTCATGACCTCCCTGCATACGTGAAAATTAAATCCTCCCATCCCCTCCCATAATCCCCCATCACGATCTGCCTACCAATATTACCGCACTTGGTATCTATGCCATTATGCCACAATACTTTAACAATCAAATCCATTTCCTTTCACATTCAATTACAcatgatttcattatttttcaatgAAACCAAAATGCAGCTTCCACACCTGCATAATGCCAAGAC contains the following coding sequences:
- the LOC114388376 gene encoding uncharacterized protein LOC114388376; the encoded protein is MGSTMKNKHLHDGRTIAALNPESFLVIRIPDALVLRILSRSLFVAMVLAALPFLGTVLKGFYFSSSFVPNVETAAASGSLDVGLLNSILHDFAHEGLLRENDKALVLNSPLPNVFREKIDVVMDSDWESKSLFADVSYDFVFTSGDIDAEFIDRILKIDGIVALPLGSKPSNSAFKEQNNYRVVSLKRYGTAVVVALKKTGPAVRLVDSDSSPKRKLLATKTEAKSVALKGLEDVLLEPPRKALVKSRKYLNKIKYLPDLVGDSLEGYKRRVFIGVGLPEENKGVMQWFKENYPKKNTKFETHSVAVVPEDHFAVSAWLSKNVKEEEYVVMKAEAGVVEEMMKTRTIRLVDELFLECKNEWWQRGKTMKKNERTYWECLALYGRVRDEGVAVHQWWG
- the LOC114386376 gene encoding protein PELPK1-like, which codes for MASSKALITAFLFVLTLSSMSMSQAARHLMQTTAPNLPGIPTLPKPTLPPLPSLPTLPQGNVPPLATIPTLPQPTLPSLPTTLPPLPSSIPTIPSLPNIPSIPTFTIPTTMPSIPFLSPPPSTSSP
- the LOC114386350 gene encoding dolichyl-diphosphooligosaccharide--protein glycosyltransferase subunit 4A-like; its protein translation is MIDDEALGVIANILGIFIFALVIAYHLVTADPKYKVI